Part of the Vicia villosa cultivar HV-30 ecotype Madison, WI unplaced genomic scaffold, Vvil1.0 ctg.000567F_1_1, whole genome shotgun sequence genome is shown below.
CTACAATAACATTGGGATCTCGAGTTGCTTACAGTCGGTTTTCGTTTAAACTAGGGCCGCTTTTAGcagaaaaacctttttttttaaatagaaaaaaaatactttctACAAATTAATTGTTACGACatatttttttaaggaaaatgTTAGAATATTAGTATTGATGTGAGAATATTAGAGTTCATGAGATAAGGAAATACTCACCATCAGAAGAACTCGTACTTATCTGTTTTTCTTCATCTGAAGCTGGCTTTGAAACACTAGCAATATGATTTTGATCCTCATTTGAAATCTCACAACATTGTGATGGAACACAAGTATTTGTTTCTGCCGAGGCGATTTCATTGAATATTTTGGTTGCAACCATTTTTTCATTTACTCTGTTCACATCAATGCCTTGATTTGGTTTAACATCCATGCTCCCAATGTGTTGTCTTGAACGCGAAACAATATTGCTTTTTTTGACAGGCTTCCTCGGAGACGACGTAAACAAAGCACCGGTCTTACCAGTTCCATCATATGCTGCAGCATGTATGCCATCTTTATCAATATTAAGACCGATTCTCCGACGCTCGGCTGTTTGTTTGGTATTAGCTTTTGCATATCTTTCCATGAAATTTTGGACTTGCTTCTTACCAAACCTAGCATCGGTCTGTTGATCTATCGGCAATTCAGAGTCATCGTCACTTTCATCCAAAATACATGAAAGTGTAGGAATCAAATCTTTCATGATATCAGAATATAACTTTTTCACACTTTCTCCAACATTCTGCACCTGATTCTCAATATATTCAACTGTATCCTATACCCAAAGAACAAACATATATAAGAAATTTAGCGGCTGATATGATTGAAAAAGGTGCCATATAAATTAGGCATggtatgcattcataaaaattaaattaagcaTGGTTATCATTAAAACaaaagttaattaattaagtaacaAGTAACATATTTGACTATTGTGTAAATACTAAATCAGCACATTGAATAGGTTGCAAACGGACATGCCTGCCTTGCAAAAGGCCGCAAAAACAGAACGAGTATAGGCCTAAACCTTTGACCCGCCCCGAAGAAAATGAGGGCGGGGCGGGCATTGCACCTCTAAAGTCTAAATATTGCAAAAAATTATGGTAATGCCCACTcccacaaaaaacaaaaaaacagatggtgcgggtctaaaaccttggtCCACCCAGCGAAAAAGTGCGGGCAAAACACAAATGTCTggcgggccgggcccgttttgccacccctagaccCTAGTTAAAGTTAAAACACAATCAGAACATACCTCATACATCAGATCTTCTGCATCTAGGCACATATTTTCAAATTTCTGGTACATGTTTCCAACCCAATTTATGCCTTTTACCTCCATGGTGGCCATAATATCCTTCATGTATCTTAACCTATGAGATTTGTAATGCAATTATCTGCAAAAAATCGATAGAAATTATTCAACAGAGCCTAAATTGATGGTGAAGTTATATTAGCAATCAGCATCAAGGGTAAAAGAACAATGATCATAAAGACAAAGATTGAATGCAGAAGAATTCAATTTC
Proteins encoded:
- the LOC131629451 gene encoding uncharacterized protein LOC131629451; protein product: MKDIMATMEVKGINWVGNMYQKFENMCLDAEDLMYEDTVEYIENQVQNVGESVKKLYSDIMKDLIPTLSCILDESDDDSELPIDQQTDARFGKKQVQNFMERYAKANTKQTAERRRIGLNIDKDGIHAAAYDGTGKTGALFTSSPRKPVKKSNIVSRSRQHIGSMDVKPNQGIDVNRVNEKMVATKIFNEIASAETNTCVPSQCCEISNEDQNHIASVSKPASDEEKQISTSSSDDQSPKTMQEDLEETCVMVTSDDLELVPKEIANLKANKKTTRKGFSLSKKSARKQEYKELAVWHGKSGDLMKKLDETCNVSEPEWELL